A segment of the Chloroflexota bacterium genome:
GCCACGGAACCCCAATTCGATACAGTGCATAATGTCAGCGATAACGTAACGCAGTTGATCCGAGCCGCGGTAGCGCAGGCCAGAAAGTCCACCCTCTGGGGTCACGAGTTGGCGACCCGTGTCCCACGCCGAACGAGGGCCAGGAGTCAAGATCACCTCCATTTTCGCTTCGGCAGCCATTTGGGCGAAGGCACGCAATTCCGCATCATCGAGCAGAGTGGCTCCCATCACGACGGAGATCAGGCGGTGAATAGGCATCTTGCGCTTCTCCGCCTCATCAATCAATGCCTCCAGCACCTGGGGCCGTTCTACACCGGAAATCTCCATCCGATACCACGCCCCATCCGGGAAGCGCTTGGTGCTGGTAGGTAGATCGTAAGCATCGCGCCCAGGGATACCATGCCGCTCCATAGCGGTGGAAACATCTTCTAATTTCATGGCTATTCCTCCTTTGGAATCGTTTATTGCGTCATTCAAACGCTCAAACCCGCGTCACTGTGACTGCTTTTTTATCTGCGCCCAATCGGCCAGGAATCGCTCTACTCCTACATCGGTAAGCGGATGCCTGATGGCCTGCATAAGCACTTTGTACGGCACGGTTGCGATATGCGCGCCAGCCAGTGCTGCCTGGGTTATGTGCAATGGGTGGCGAATGCTAGCAGCGATCACTTGCGTGTCATAACCGTAAAAATCGAGGATGTCCACGATGTCACGCACCACTTGCATCCCATCGTGGCCCGCGTCGTCCAAACGGCCAACGAAAGGCGAGACAAACGCAGCCCCACCCAATGCAGCGAAGAGGGCCTGGTTTGGAGAGAAAACCAGCGTGGCATTGACACGGATGCCCCAGGTGGATGCCAAATCCTTCGCCTCTTCGAGCGGGGTATCGCACCTACCCAGATACTCACAGCCCTGACACAGCCGGTCTAAGTCCACCTCGCAATCCCGGACGGTCTTGAGGGCTTGTAACCCCTGTTCTGTGAGCGGGATTTTCACCACTACATGAGGTGACCATGTGGCAATCTCCCGAGCCTCAGCGATCATATCCTCGACGCTGGTGCTCGTCACTTCCGCGCTGATGCAATTCTGGACAATGTAGCAGATCTCACGGGTTACCTTCTGGTAATCACCGCGCCCAGCGCGCATCATCAGTGAGGGGTTGGTCGTCACGCCGCTGACAATGCCCAATTTGGCAGCATCGCGAATCTCCTCGATACTTGCAGTATCCAAAAAGATTTCCATATTGTCCTCCTAGTCGGTTGCTTTCTGCAACTGAGCGCATTTTTGCGCAGCCTCGTATTGAATTGCCGCCCCCAGAAAATCGCGAAAAAGCGGGTGCGGGCGGTCAGGCCGCGATTTGAATTCGGGGTGGAATTGGCACCCCACCATCCAAGGGTGGTCCTGGATCTCTACGACCTCTACCAGTTTGTCATCAGGTGAGAGCCCGCTGAAAACCATACCCGCCTCAGCCAGCATCGAACGATAGTCGTTGTTCAGTTCAAAGCGATGGCGATGGCGTTCGTGGACGACAGGTTGACCGTAGGCAGCAGCAGCCTTTGTTCCTGGCACCAGGTGACAGGGATAAGAGCCCAGGCGCATGGTGCCGCCCATATCGGTAACGGTCCGCTGTTCCGGCATGAGGTCAATCACCGGATAAGGTGTGGAGGGATCAAATTCGGTGCTGTTGGGCTTGTTGTTACCCACCGCATAACGCGCCAGTTCGATAACCATCACCTGCATGCCGAGACAGAGTCCTAAGTAAGGGATACGATGTTCGCGCGCATACCGGGCAGCTGCGATCTTTCCCTCAATGCCCCGGTAGCCAAAGCCGCCGGGGACGATGATGCCTGCTACATTTTCCAATTGTGCGAATGACTTGCCTGCTTCCAGATCCTCAGCACGCACCCACTCGATTTCCACGTCCCTGTGATGATAAATCCCGGCATGGCGAACGGACTCGCGCACGCTCATATAAGCATCTAACAAATCCACGTATTTCCCGACAATGGCAACCCGAATTTTCGGCTTAGGGCTCTTGATTTCGGCCACCAACTGCCGCCAGCGAGTCAAATCGGCAACAAGGGGCAAATCTAACCGCTCCGCGATGTAACGTCCCAGCCCAGCATCCTCGAGGATGAGCGGTACTTCGTAGATGGACTCCACAGTCAACAATGGGATCACAGCTCGCTTCTCCACATCGCAGAAAAGGGCGATTTTATCTTTGAGGTTATCGTTCACTGGATAATCCGAGCGAGCTACAATGACATCTGGCTGGATGCCGATGCTGCGTAATTGCATCACGGAATGCTGGGTGGGCTTGCTCTTGAGTTCGCCAGTGGCGGCAATGTAAGGTATCAGCGTAATGTGGATATAAAGCACGCTCTCGCGGCCGACTTCATTGCGCATCTGGCGGATGGCCTCCAAGAATGGTTGGCCTTCGATATCGCCGACGGTGCCGCCAACCTCGACGATGACCACGTCGGCGCCGCTTTCCACACTCACGCGCTTGATGCGCCGCTTGATCTCATCGGTAATGTGGGGAATGACCTGGATAGTACCGCCCAGGTAGTCGCCGCGTCGCTCCTTGGCAATCACCTCGGCATACACCTGCCCGGTAGTGACATTACTGGCCGCAGTAAGATTCTCGTCAATGAAACGCTCATAGTGACCAAGGTCAAGGTCGGTCTCACTGCCATCGTCAAGGACAAAGACCTCACCGTGTTGATAAGGGCTTAGAGTGCCGGGGTCTACATTTATGTATGGGTCAAGTTTCTGGATGGTGACAGAAACCCCGCGGCTCTTCATCAGGCGACCGATAGAGGCTGCTGTAACCCCCTTTCCAACTGACGATACCACCCCGCCTGTACAGAAGATGTATTTCGACATACCCAGCGCCTCCCTCGCCCATGTTCCAAAAAGAACCGTCATGTCCGGATAAGCGGGATGCCGCGCCCGGCTTGAAATGCTTTTGTATTGATCTCAAGGAGTTTACGCGGGACATGTTGCTGGATGGCAGTTACCCACGTATCTTCCGGGATGTCTAATAGGGTGGAAAGTGTGCCTAACATCACGACATTGAGTACCCGAGCATTGCCCAGTTCTTCAGCAACAGCAATAGCGGGTACCACGTGGACGTTGGATGAAACCTGGTGTAGGATGTGTAGCAAGCGGTCATCATCAGGGTATATCTCATCGCCTATGTTTACGGAAAGCGGCGGGATGCGTTGATCGTTCACGATAATAACTCCACAACCGGGGCGAACTGTTTCGACATATCGTATTGCTTCCAGTTTCTCAAAGGCGAGGAGAAAATCCACCTCGCCACAGCCAATAATGGGAGAATACACCTTTTGACCCCAGCGCACATGACTGGTCACACTGCCCCCCCGTTGGGCCATGCCATGTACCTCAGATTTTTTGACATCATAGCCAGCCAATAGACCCACTGAGGCCAGAACATCGCTCGCCAAAATCGTCCCCTGACCACCTACACCGGTTACCAAAATGTTAATGCTTTCCATTACATCGCTCCTCGGCTCACCGCGTGTTTATGACTTGCCCGACGATTCCACTACTTGGTGACGGAACAAGATGGCTTTGCGGGCGCAAACCTGGGCACAGATCTCACAGCCAGTGCAAAGCAGACGGTCGATTTGTGCTTTGGCCCTCCCGGTTTTTTCATCTACTTCTCCGCTTTGTAAAATGGCTGGGCAGCCCACTTTGAAACATAGCCCACATCCATTGCAAATCTCAGGGTCCACTTGCAACGGTATCCATTGTTTCCGTGCTTCGGGCAGGAGCGCGCATTCGCGCCTGGCAATAATCACCGCAGGTTCGTTTGAATCCAGGCAATCGCGCAACGCAGATTCAACCTGTTTGAGGTTATAGGAGTCTACTACATGCACTCTCTGGATCCCCATACTACGGACCAGTGGTTCGAATTCTATCGCCACCGTCTTTTGCTTTTGCAGGGTTATGCCGGTGGCAGGGTTTTCTTGATGGCCAGTCATAGCCGTGGTGCGATTGTCTAGAATGATAGTGATGGTGTTGCTCTGGTTGTAGGCCACATTGAGTAACGCAGGCATACCAGTGTGGAAGAAAGTGGAATCGCCCAGCACGGCCACGTGTCGTTGCTGGATGCCTGCCTTCGCCACGCCATGGGCCTGGCCGATGCTCGCGCCCATACAGCCACAGGTATGCAGCGCAGCCTGTGGGGGAAGGAACCCCAGGGTGTAGCAACCAATATCGCCATTCACTACTAGCTTGAGTTTGCTAGTGACAACAAACACTCCACGGTGAGGGCACCCAGGGCAGAGAATAGGCGGGCGACCGGGTAGCGGCCCTTTGTCCGGCATCGCTGTTGGAATACGAGTCGACTCCGGGAGGAGGCCGGCTTTAATAGCCGAGTCTCGCACCACCTCCGGGCTAAACTCCCCGCAGATGGGAAAAATGCTCTTACCCTCTACAGGAATACCCAATAGACGAATGCTTTCTTCTAGGAAGGGATCGAGTTCTTCCACAACAATTAGCCGCTTCACTCTCGAAGCGAAGTCACGTACCAACTGGGACGGGATAGGATAGGTCATGCCCAATCGTAAGATCGAGGCGGTTGGGAAGACTTCACGCGTATACTGGTAGCCAACACCGTTGGTAACGATACCCAGCGCGGTGTCACCCATCTCTACGCGATTATAGGGGAAAGTTTCAGCGAATTCCGTTAGTCTTGCGATTCGCTGCTCTATAACATGATGACGACGCCGAGCATTGCCCGGGACCATCACATATTTGGCCGTATCGATCCGATAGTAAGGCGGGCCCGCCCACCTGTCCTGACGCTCGCCTTTTATCTCCACTGGCGCACTGGAATGGGCCAGGCGGGTTGTGATACGCAGAAGCACTGGCGTGTCAAAACGCTCGCTGATCTCAAATGCTGCCGCAACCAGATCTTTTGCTTCTTGACTGTCCGACGGCTCAATACATGGCACGCGGGCAAACTTGGCGTAGTGGCGGTTGTCCTGCTCATTCTGAGAACTGTGCATAAATGGGTCGTCGGCAGAGACAATTACCAAACCAGCCTCAGAACCCGTCATCGAAGCATAAAACAGGGCGTCGGCAGCGACATTAAGCCCGACGTGCTTCATCACAGCCATCGCCCGGCTACCGGCATAGGATGCTCCAATGGCTACGTCCAATGCAACCTTTTCGTTGGGAGCCCACTCTGCATAGACACCAGGCATTGGGGCCAGGGTCTCCAAGATTTCGGTGCTCGGCGTTCCTGGATAGGCCGAAGCCACCCGTACGCCGGCCTCCCACGCACCCCAGGCAATAGCCTCATTTCCAGAAAGAAGCCGCTTCACTTTCTAACCTCCGCTGCTGGTGGGCAAATGAGTCCTTTGCGGATTTGCAAATGTGCCCCGTTTTCCATCGCTCTCAAAACTCCCATTTGCTGAAGAGCCTCAGCCACGTGCTCAGCGACCACGCGTTCACCTTCGGCCGTGAGATGTACACCATCATCCTGAAGTAACGATGCTATTCTCTCAGGACTCAAAGCACCAAACGCTGAGGCCAAGTCGATTAAATGTGTACCTTCCTGAGCAGCAATGTGGCGGATAACCTCATTGTATTTCTCGTAAATTTCTTGTTGCCAAGCATAACTCGCTGGGTCCAACTCGCGGCCGGAACGCTCATCCACGGGCGTCGTCGTCAAAAGACAGATAACTGCACCCGATCGGCGTCGAATGCGTCGCACTAACTCTCGCTGCGCCGTGGTAAAGCCCTCTTGTGATACACGAGGGCCAAAAGTCGATGACCAAGCAGCGAGCGGCACATATCCCCACTGACGTAAAAGTCGGCGCACCCTCACCATCAACGTTAGATAAAGATGGCAATGTTTTCTCAGGATGTCGTCCAAGCGACCTAGCAAGGTCATCCTCTGGAACATAGCCCGCTCACGGATGCGATCCAGTGGCCAATCGCCAAGTTTGCCGTCGTTGAGGCCAAAGGCCAGCAGCACCATATGGGGCTTGTAGCGAAGCACTGCGGCATCAAGCCAATCTAATGCTAATACGGAGGTACAGCCTCTTATTCCAGAATTGATTACTGCGATGCTGGTGGCCGGATTTTGCCTATTTAGCAAATCGGAAAGAATGTGAGGGTAACTCTGATTGTAGAGCAGATCTTCTCCATGCGCGATGGAATCGCCGAAGACCACGATGCGGTATTTATTTACTAAGCGTGTTCTATCCAACGCCCGGGTTTTGCTTCGGAGTGCTTGGTAGCAGGTTGGAGCCAGTGTCTGCCTGTGCCGGATGCGCAAAGCAAATTCGATCAAGAGCAAGAGAGCGATTATGGCTAATAAAGCGGTCACATCTCCTCTCCCGTAATTTAAATTCTACCCCAAATTGACGGCTGGGGCAAAGATTGCGTCTGGATGGAGACCCCTGATATAATATCATCACAATAAACTCGGTGGAGGTAACATGAGACCCCTCATCGGCATCACTTGTTCCTCGGATCAACAAACCAGTCGTTTCAGTCTCGCCAGAAACTACATCGCCGCCGTCGAGATAGCAGGAGGCGCGCCAATCATCATCCCTTATCCTAGCGATCCCGTGATCCTACATGACGTGCATGAGAAATTGGATGGGCTGCTCCTCTCAGGTGGTGGTGATGTGGCCCCTCATCGTTATGGCACAACGGATTCAGGGCACCTAATCGAAGTGGACGAGCAACGTGACGAGGCGGAATGGCAATTGGCCCGCTGGGCGCTTGAGGATAATCGTCCTCTTCTCGCGATCTGTCGGGGGATTCAAGTTTTGAATGTAGCACTTGGTGGAACACTCTACCAAGACCTGTCGGTGGAGTACCCAGGTGCACTACAACACCGTTGCGCACCGCATTGTCCTCGGGATCACACCGCTCACACTGTCAGTGTAGTACAAGGTACCCTGACCGCGCGACTCTTGGGCGTGAAACCTGACCAAGTCGTGCCAGTCAACAGTTTTCACCACCAGTCCGTCAAAGATGTTGCCACTGGGCTGATCGTCACCGCACGGGCACCTGATGGGGTAGTGGAAGGTCTCGAATCTCCTGCCCATCGCTTTGTGATAGGAGTGCAATGGCACCCTGAGGAAATGCTCAGCCAAGCGGCTATGCGACGACTTTTCATTGGTTTCGTGGAGGCCTGCAGAACGTAGGGACACCGGAATAGGGATTGGGCCACCACTGAATCAATTGCCTTGCAAAGAACCACGGTTTTCAGGAAAGTAGCAGGTGTTTTGGGATAATTGGGATAATGTTTGGGATATTTGGGAAATGAGCGCCTGAAATAGGGTCACTTAAGGATGTAATACGTGCCCTTTTTGGCTCCGATACGGAGGAGAATGCCCCGGTGTACCATATCGGCCAGATCGAGCCGCAATGTCTCCGGGGTCACGTGAGGACACAACTCTTGGTAGTCTCGGCTGGCGATATGTCCGTGCTCGCGTACATAGGCGAGGGCCCGAAGTTGGCGTTCGTTTAGTTCCTGTACCCACTTCGCCTCAGGTGCCTGACGTGTGTTGTGGAGAGTAACGATAAAAGTATGAGGACGTGCCTCGAACGCAGGTGGTGGAAGCCCTGCAGCCAGCATCTCTTCATACATGCGATCAATACCCAGTCCCAATTCCTCGATGTAGCCCCAGTAGAACAGGCCGCGCACGATCCTGGGGTTGCGCGAGAAATGCTCTTCCATGATGTTCTCCAAGGTGATGTGCCCAGCCAACCCCCCGGGGCTAATGATCTCCAGCCGATCGTCGAACATGCGCACCTCGATACGCCGGCCTTGGAGTCTGTAATCGCGGTGAGCGACAGCATTGACCAGCGCCTCGCGAACGGCAAAGATAGGATATTCCGGCCTTTCCTCACGGGCTAACCCAGAGATGACGGTCTCGTGTCGCATTTCCTCCCACAGTACGTTCCAAGTTTCTTCGAGCAGTCGAGGCAATGGACCATGGAGATCCTCGCGACGCGAATAGACAGGTGGATTGGCTCGCGTGTGGCCCTCGCCATCACCAAAGTGCACAAAAACCACCCCGCTCTGACTTAAGAAGTGCTCTGGGTATTTGCCGAAGAGCAGCACTCCGGCCACTGTGGGGACACCATTTCGATCAATGGCGCCAGCGTCTACTAGCAGTGCTTCTTCGGACCATTTCTTCATATGGCGGCCACGCTGGCGACGATGCTCAATGTAATCGGCAACGACTTCGTCATCAAAGTCATCCTGCGTGGCATTCTCAACAGTCCGCTCTTCGAAATTGCCTACACCACGCGTCGTGGCGAGCCTGCGGACATTTTCCTCTACCAAGGTGCGGTTGTGCTGGCCAGAGCGGATAAGCACACGGCCGTCAGTCAGGGCATGCACCTCCGAACTGCGTGCTACGGTCACCACAGCGATAGTGCCACCCTCAAAATCTACCGTTGACCACTCGACCGGCACCAGCGGTTTACATTGTGCCTGGGCGCGCATCAAGAGGGGTTCAACGTCCTCAGCCACTTCCTCTTCCACTACCCGTCCCTTTGAATCGAGGCCCAAGAGCAGCGTGCCGCCGTCAGCATTTGCAAATGCCACTAGCAACTCTGCCAATTTGTTCGCCCGAGGACGGGGCACGAACTCAAGCAACTGTCCCGGTCCCCTCTCGAGCAAGGATCGCAACTCAATTGCTCTCATGGGAATCATTAAGTCTATTCGGTGTCGTCAATGTTGCGCGGCAATTGTTTTTCGCGCCCCTCAAGCGAATCGTCGTGATTCTCCGCAGCGGCGCGTAATGCGACAGAACCTTTTTTCCCTGTCTTGCCACGAGCACGCGACGAGGATCGCTCATCCGCTGGCAGTTCCCCTGGCGTCTTATCAGCCTCTGCATTACCTAGTTTGGCAATCGAAACCGCCGTGTCGTTACCCTTGAGTTTCATGACGATGTTGCCCCGGCTAGCGCGGCTCGCACGCGGGAAATCCTTCACCAGACAGCGCAACACCACGCCTTGCGCAGATATGATCATTACTTCGCCATCGGGATCTACAACGCGGGCAGCAGTGACGGGTCCCGTCTTCTCCAGATATTTGGAAGCGAGAGTGACAACGCCGCGGCCATTGCGACCTTGCTTTGGGTATTCTTTCAAAGGAGTTCGCTTGCCATAGCCTTTGGCAGTGATCAACAATAACTCACCCTCGGGTCGGATCACGTCCATGCTCGTAACAGAATCGCCTTCACCCAGGGTGATGGCTCCCACCCCGCCTGCGGCCCGGCCCATGGGCCGCACTTCCTCTTCGCTGAAGCGAATAGCCTGGCCACGCTCCGTGACAAGAACGATCTCCTGGTCGCCGTGGGTCAAGCTCACCCAACCCAACTCATCGCCTTCACTCAGGCTAATAGCAGCAATGCCGCTGGGACGGACAGCAGAAAACTCGCTGATGACCGTGCGTTTAATGCGCCCCTGTCGGGTAACCATAGTTAAGTACTCAGCCTGTTCAAAGTCCGGTACAGCAACGGCCGCTGTTACTTTTTCACCGGATTCCAGAGCCACAATATTGGAAACGGGTATGCCTCTATCCTGGCGTGCAATATCTGGTATCTGATGTGCCTTTTCCTGGAAAACCCGGCCTTTGTCAGTGAAAAAGAGGATGCTATCCAGGGTATTGGCGGCAAACAGATATTGCACAGCATCCGTGTCGCGGGTAATGATAGCACGAGCACTACGACCCCGGCGACCGTAAGCATCGGCAGCCATACGTTTGATGTAGCCGTGCTGGGTGATCGCAATCAGCACATCTTCCTTGGGCACCAAATCTTGTGGGGTGAAGGTTACTTCTTCCTCAGCCACCCGAGTGCGACGGGTATCACCGTACTTGGTTTTGAGTTCTTGCATCTCCGCCTTAATAAGTTCCAGTATTTTTGTAGGCGAGCGCAAGAGAGCCTGGAGATCACGGATGCGTTGCGTAACCTCTCTGTATTCCTCCTCGATCTTGCGGCGTTCCAGTCCAGCCAAACGGCGGAGTTGCATATCCAGAATCGCGCGTGCCTGTATCTCAGTCAGTTTGAATTTGCGGCGCAGGTTATCTAAAGCAGTCTCAGCGGTCCGAGAGGCGCGGATGGTGCTAATGACCTCGTCCAAGTGATCGAGGGCGATCTTAAGGCCCTCGAGAATATGAGCGCGCTGCTTGGCTCTCTCCAGTTCGAACTCACTGCGACGGGTGATCACCTCGCGGCGATGTTCAATAAACAATTGGAGGGCTCGGCGGAGAGAAAGCATCCGCGGTTCACCATCCACCAGGGCAAGCATGTTCACGCCAAAGGTGGTTTGCATCTGGGTGTACTTAAGGAGTTGGTTGAGCGTAGTGCGAGGTTCAGCGCCACGCTTCAATTCGATGACCACGCGGGTGCCTTGCCGATCGGACTCGTCTCGCAAATCGGAGATGGTCTCGATGCGATGGTTGCGCACCAAGTCAGCGATACGCTCCACCAAGTTAGCCTTGTTGACCTGGTAAGGAATCTCAGTAACAATGATGCGATAGCGACCGCCCGCTATTTCCTCGATGTGGGCCTTTGCCCGAATGACAATGCGGCCTTTGCCAGTAGCATAAGCGCTACGTATACCCTCTAAGCCCATAATGCTGCCGCCGGTGGGGAAATCAGGCCCCTTGATGAATCTCATCAGTTCATCTACGGTCACATCGTCGATTTTGCGGTAATGGTCAATCAAGTAAGCAATAGCATCGCACACTTCGCCAAGATTGTGGGGCGGGATATTGGTTGCCATGCCGACAGCGATCCCTGCCGTGCCGTTGACGAGCAAGTTAGGGAGCCTAGTGGGCAGGACCAAGGGTTCTTGGAGCGAACCATCGAAGTTACTAGTGAAATCCACTGTCTCTTTATCAATGTCGGCCAGCATTTCTTCGGCCAGGGCTGTCAGACGGGCCTCGGTGTAACGCATCGCCGCTGCATTATCACCATCCACTGAACCGAAGTTGCCCTGGCCATCCACCAATACGTAGCGCATGGAGAAATCCTGGGCCAGGCGCACCATGGCGTCGTATACCGCGGCATCCCCATGAGGGTGATATTTACCCAGTACCTCACCGACAATACGAGCACTTTTCTTGTAGGGCTTGTCATGCTGGAGACCCATGTCGTTCATCGCGTATAGAATACGCCGCTGCACAGGCTTCAGGCCATCACGCACATCTGGAAGGGCGCGGGCCGTGATCACGCTCATGGCGTAATCCAAGTACGCGGTTCTCATTTTGTCTTCGATGTCAATGAATTTGACAGTGCCGATTTCCATACCTTCCTCGTACCCTCTTGTGTTTACTTAATCAGATGGAACGCGTGCGCTTGCCTTAGGAGACTGCCGGAGAGGCTATCTCACACATCCAAATTCTGCACATTCTTGGCATGAGTTTGAATAAACCGCTTCCTCGGCGGGACACTTGAGCCCATAAGCATGTCAAATGTCCTATCCGCCTTCAACGCGTCTTCCACTGTCACTTGCAGAATCGTGCGTCTCTGGGGGTCCATCGTTGTCTCCCAGAGTTGTTCAGGGTTCATCTCACCCAAACCTTTGTAGCGCTGGATCGTTAAGTTCTTGTCTCCTAACTTCTTGAGCAATGCGTTCTTCTCCGCTTCACTATACACATAGTAGTGCTGCTTTGCATCGGCGATGCGATAAAGCGGTGGTTGGGCGATGAATAGATGTCCATTCTCAATGATAGGGGCCATGTAGCGGAAAAAGAACGTCAGTAGAAGGGTGGTGATATGCGCTCCGTCCACATCGGCATCCGTCATGATGATAATGCGATTATACCGGAGACCGCGCAAATCAAACGAGTCACCAATACTCGTTCCCAAGGCCGTAATAAGCGCCTTGATCTCCTTGCTGTCTAACATTCTGTCCAGTCGGGCTTTCTCCACATTCAGGATCTTGCCTCGCAGCGGCAAGATGGCTTGGAAGCGTCGGTCACGCCCTTGTTTGGCTGAACCGCCTGCTGAGTCGCCCTCCACAATATAGAGTTCGCTCTTCGCTGGGTCGCGCTCGGAGCAATCGGCAAGTTTCCCCGGCAGGCTGGCGCTTTCCAGAGCGCTGCGACGGATCACTAAATCGCGGGCCTGCCGTGCGGCTTGGCGAGCTCGCGAAGCAGTCAGACACCGTTCGACAATGACTTTGGCCTCGCGTGGGTGCTCTTCTAACCAGGCTGTAAAGGCCTCAGTTACTACCGATTCTACCTGGCCCTTGACTTCCGCATTGCCTAATTTTGCTTTGGTCTGGCTCTCGAACTGTGGGTCGGTCATCTTCACACTGATGATAGCCGTCAACCCTTCACGTACATCTTCACCCGAAAAGTTTGCATCGCTCTCCTTCAGTATCCCAGCCTTGCGGGCGTAATCATTGAGGGTACGTGTGAGAGCACTGCGAAAGCCTGTCAAGTGTGTTCCACCGTCAATTGTGTTGATATTATTGGCAAAAGCGTAAACTGACTCGGAATAAGTATCAGTATATTGTAGGGCCGCCTCAATTATGGTGCCGTTTACCTGCCTTTCTGTATAGAAAATAGGGTGCAGCGCCTCGCGATTGCGGTTCAGATAGCGCACAAAGGAAGTTACACCGCCCTCAAAGTAAAAGGTCATCTCCCTATCGTCGCGTTGGTCAATGAAGGTAATGGTCAATCCTCGCGTCAAGAAGGCCATCTCTCGGAAACGCTCGGCTAAAACCTCATATTTGTAATCCAAGGTTTTGAAAATAGTCTCATCAGGCAAAAAGGTGGTCTTGGTGCCCGTTACTTTCGACTTGCCAACTTGTTCCACCGGGGTCACAGGTGTGCCCCGTTCGTAACGCTGCCGCCAAATGTATCCTTCCCGTTGCACTTCCACTTCGAGCCAGGCGGAGAGTGCATTCACCGCCGAGACACCAACGCCGTGCAAACCACTCGCGACCTTATAACTCCCGCTGCCGAATTTGCCACCAGCGTGAAGAACGGTATGCACAACCTCCAAGGCTGATCGTCCTGTATCCTGCTGGATGCCAACAGGGATGCCGCGCCCATTATCCTGGACGGTAACCGTGTTGTCTTTGCCGATCGTGACGATAATTCGGTCGCAGGCCCTAGCCAGGGCTTCGTCGACACTGTTGTCCACGACTTCAAACACCAGGTGATGAAGCCCACGGATGTCAGTGCTACCTACATACATGCCCGGACGCCGGCGCACTGCCTCCAAACCCTCGAGAACTTGGATGTCAGCGGCTGTGTATTCAGGAACCTTATTGCTGTTCATACTACGTCATCCTCACCTGATGTGTGTTGTCCCAAATTTTGCGAAAATGTCTAAATGAGATGCAAGACCCTAGTTTGACATATGCGCAGGAAGTTGCTTACGGACGCATAGATCAATTTGCAATACCATATCGAAAGATTTTACTACACCATCCCACTGATGGAAAATTTTACTGGACATCCAATCCCTCTAGATCCAATTATATTTGAACATTTGTTCTAACGCAAATTCGAGTGTTCTGCAGCAAAAGATCGAAGGACCCGGCTCAATGCTGCAATGCTCAACAGCGCTTGTTTCCCCC
Coding sequences within it:
- a CDS encoding putative DNA binding domain-containing protein encodes the protein MLEFVPRPRANKLAELLVAFANADGGTLLLGLDSKGRVVEEEVAEDVEPLLMRAQAQCKPLVPVEWSTVDFEGGTIAVVTVARSSEVHALTDGRVLIRSGQHNRTLVEENVRRLATTRGVGNFEERTVENATQDDFDDEVVADYIEHRRQRGRHMKKWSEEALLVDAGAIDRNGVPTVAGVLLFGKYPEHFLSQSGVVFVHFGDGEGHTRANPPVYSRREDLHGPLPRLLEETWNVLWEEMRHETVISGLAREERPEYPIFAVREALVNAVAHRDYRLQGRRIEVRMFDDRLEIISPGGLAGHITLENIMEEHFSRNPRIVRGLFYWGYIEELGLGIDRMYEEMLAAGLPPPAFEARPHTFIVTLHNTRQAPEAKWVQELNERQLRALAYVREHGHIASRDYQELCPHVTPETLRLDLADMVHRGILLRIGAKKGTYYILK
- the gyrA gene encoding DNA gyrase subunit A; translated protein: MEIGTVKFIDIEDKMRTAYLDYAMSVITARALPDVRDGLKPVQRRILYAMNDMGLQHDKPYKKSARIVGEVLGKYHPHGDAAVYDAMVRLAQDFSMRYVLVDGQGNFGSVDGDNAAAMRYTEARLTALAEEMLADIDKETVDFTSNFDGSLQEPLVLPTRLPNLLVNGTAGIAVGMATNIPPHNLGEVCDAIAYLIDHYRKIDDVTVDELMRFIKGPDFPTGGSIMGLEGIRSAYATGKGRIVIRAKAHIEEIAGGRYRIIVTEIPYQVNKANLVERIADLVRNHRIETISDLRDESDRQGTRVVIELKRGAEPRTTLNQLLKYTQMQTTFGVNMLALVDGEPRMLSLRRALQLFIEHRREVITRRSEFELERAKQRAHILEGLKIALDHLDEVISTIRASRTAETALDNLRRKFKLTEIQARAILDMQLRRLAGLERRKIEEEYREVTQRIRDLQALLRSPTKILELIKAEMQELKTKYGDTRRTRVAEEEVTFTPQDLVPKEDVLIAITQHGYIKRMAADAYGRRGRSARAIITRDTDAVQYLFAANTLDSILFFTDKGRVFQEKAHQIPDIARQDRGIPVSNIVALESGEKVTAAVAVPDFEQAEYLTMVTRQGRIKRTVISEFSAVRPSGIAAISLSEGDELGWVSLTHGDQEIVLVTERGQAIRFSEEEVRPMGRAAGGVGAITLGEGDSVTSMDVIRPEGELLLITAKGYGKRTPLKEYPKQGRNGRGVVTLASKYLEKTGPVTAARVVDPDGEVMIISAQGVVLRCLVKDFPRASRASRGNIVMKLKGNDTAVSIAKLGNAEADKTPGELPADERSSSRARGKTGKKGSVALRAAAENHDDSLEGREKQLPRNIDDTE
- the gyrB gene encoding DNA topoisomerase (ATP-hydrolyzing) subunit B, with the protein product MNSNKVPEYTAADIQVLEGLEAVRRRPGMYVGSTDIRGLHHLVFEVVDNSVDEALARACDRIIVTIGKDNTVTVQDNGRGIPVGIQQDTGRSALEVVHTVLHAGGKFGSGSYKVASGLHGVGVSAVNALSAWLEVEVQREGYIWRQRYERGTPVTPVEQVGKSKVTGTKTTFLPDETIFKTLDYKYEVLAERFREMAFLTRGLTITFIDQRDDREMTFYFEGGVTSFVRYLNRNREALHPIFYTERQVNGTIIEAALQYTDTYSESVYAFANNINTIDGGTHLTGFRSALTRTLNDYARKAGILKESDANFSGEDVREGLTAIISVKMTDPQFESQTKAKLGNAEVKGQVESVVTEAFTAWLEEHPREAKVIVERCLTASRARQAARQARDLVIRRSALESASLPGKLADCSERDPAKSELYIVEGDSAGGSAKQGRDRRFQAILPLRGKILNVEKARLDRMLDSKEIKALITALGTSIGDSFDLRGLRYNRIIIMTDADVDGAHITTLLLTFFFRYMAPIIENGHLFIAQPPLYRIADAKQHYYVYSEAEKNALLKKLGDKNLTIQRYKGLGEMNPEQLWETTMDPQRRTILQVTVEDALKADRTFDMLMGSSVPPRKRFIQTHAKNVQNLDV